Proteins from a genomic interval of Thermodesulfobacteriota bacterium:
- the porA gene encoding pyruvate ferredoxin oxidoreductase, producing the protein MKRVGIEVSAAIAEAAKLARVEVISAYPITPQTHIVERLAELVADGELEAVYMNVESEHSALSACVGAAAAGARTFTSTSAQGLELMHEILFIASSLRLPIVMVLVNRALSAPLSIWCDHSDVMAARDCGWIMLFCENGQEAVDSVIMAYRIAEDRRVLLPVMVNIDGFTLSHVIEPVEFPEQELVDSFLPPYNPLFTLNPERPVTMGAYGMPEIYTEAKYAQEMAIKGSKAVVKEVMEEFGRVFGRRYNIIETYNLDGAESAFFALGTINENIKTAIDALREKGKNIGLISLRLFRPFPSEELIEILKNLKRLMVIERAMPQGAENTPLFNEISSLAFHNRLEIQLENYIAGLGGRDVDPQEFITIATNPFQKDGKMNYKVIGVRG; encoded by the coding sequence ATGAAGAGGGTAGGAATCGAAGTTTCGGCAGCAATTGCCGAAGCGGCCAAATTGGCACGGGTGGAAGTGATCTCAGCTTATCCCATAACCCCACAGACCCATATAGTTGAGCGTTTGGCGGAACTTGTCGCCGATGGTGAACTGGAAGCCGTATATATGAATGTAGAGTCAGAACATTCGGCGCTTTCAGCCTGCGTAGGAGCAGCAGCCGCAGGAGCCAGAACATTTACTTCCACATCAGCCCAAGGCCTTGAACTCATGCACGAAATCCTTTTTATCGCGTCAAGTCTTAGACTGCCAATAGTTATGGTTCTAGTAAACAGGGCCCTTTCAGCACCTCTTTCGATCTGGTGTGACCATTCGGACGTTATGGCCGCAAGAGACTGTGGCTGGATCATGCTTTTTTGCGAAAACGGACAGGAGGCTGTCGACTCCGTGATCATGGCTTACAGGATTGCGGAAGATAGAAGGGTTCTTCTGCCGGTAATGGTAAACATAGATGGATTCACATTAAGCCATGTTATAGAACCGGTCGAGTTTCCCGAGCAGGAACTAGTCGATTCGTTTTTGCCACCTTATAATCCTCTCTTTACCCTGAATCCGGAAAGACCCGTGACTATGGGTGCATACGGGATGCCAGAGATTTACACTGAGGCGAAGTACGCACAGGAGATGGCGATTAAGGGTTCCAAGGCAGTCGTTAAAGAGGTGATGGAGGAGTTTGGGAGAGTATTTGGAAGGCGCTACAATATCATTGAAACGTACAATCTAGATGGGGCGGAGAGCGCTTTTTTTGCCCTCGGAACCATAAACGAGAATATAAAGACGGCTATAGACGCACTTAGAGAAAAGGGCAAAAATATCGGTCTTATCTCCCTTAGACTTTTCCGACCCTTCCCTTCGGAGGAACTAATTGAGATTCTCAAAAACTTAAAACGGCTTATGGTAATAGAAAGGGCGATGCCCCAGGGAGCAGAAAATACCCCACTCTTTAACGAGATTTCGTCTTTGGCATTCCATAATAGGCTGGAAATCCAGCTGGAGAATTACATTGCAGGGCTCGGTGGCAGGGATGTGGACCCACAGGAATTCATCACAATTGCCACGAATCCTTTCCAGAAAGATGGAAAAATGAATTACAAAGTTATAGGGGTGCGAGGATGA
- a CDS encoding 4Fe-4S binding protein: MAKPMESYRWYELNVGCVIDEPGNSIVYKTGDWRIMRPQTDYSKCTKCGLCWLFCPDNAMKPNEQGFFAPDLDYCKGCGICAQECKFEAIQMVEDRK, from the coding sequence ATGGCTAAACCGATGGAGAGTTACAGATGGTACGAACTTAACGTGGGTTGTGTCATTGATGAACCCGGAAACTCTATCGTCTACAAAACTGGGGACTGGCGAATTATGAGGCCCCAGACAGATTACTCGAAATGTACAAAATGTGGACTCTGCTGGCTATTCTGTCCGGATAACGCTATGAAGCCGAACGAGCAAGGATTCTTCGCACCGGACCTTGACTACTGTAAAGGCTGCGGGATATGCGCCCAAGAATGTAAATTCGAAGCAATCCAGATGGTGGAGGATAGAAAATGA